GCCCCGCAGCTCGTCGCGAAGGCGCGCACCCGCATCGACGAGCTCAGGCGCCCGCTCCAACGCGTGACGCAGGCGATCGACGGGAGCGGCGGCCGCGCGCGCGGCGGTCGCCGCTCCGCCGACGCCACCGCCGCGGGCGCCGCGGGCGCCGCGGGCGGCTCCGGGATCGGCCCGATCGCCGGGCCCGTGGCGGGGATCGCGGGCGTGCCCCCGAACGAAGTCGGCGTCGCGCTCGGCCGGCTGTTCGGGACGACCGCCGGGCTGATCGCGAGCGCGGCCGAGGTGCTGCTCCTCATGTACTTCCTGCTCGCCGGCGACGACCGCTTCCTGCGCCGCCTCGTCGGCGGCCTGCACGACGCGGGGGCGAAGCGCACCGCCGTCGAAGTTGTGCGCGAGTCGGAGGCGCACGTCGCGCGCTACCTCGGCACGCTGCTGCTCATCAGCACTGGACAGGGCGTCGTGGTCGCCCTCGCGCTCTGGGCGCTGCACGTCCCGAGCCCGATCGTCTGGGGGCTCGCGACGGTGGTACTCGAAACGCTCCCGTACCTCGGCGCGGCGGTGATGGTCACGGGCCTCACGATCATCGGGCTCGCGTCGACCGGGTCGGTCGCCGGCGCGCTCGCGCCGCCCGCGACGTACCTCCTCGTGAGCACGCTGCAGAACAGCTTCGTGAGTCCGATCGCCTACGGCCGCCGCCTGCGCCTGAACCCGTTCGCGATCCTCGTCGCGGTGCTCGCCGGGTACGCGCTCTGGGGCGTCGCCGGCGTGTTCCTCGCCGTCCCCGCCGCCGCCGCGCTCAACGTGCTCGCCGAACACGTCGAGGCCCTCGCGCCCGTCGGGGCGTTCCTGCGGGAGTGACCCGGCCGCGCTGAGCGCGTCGCCGGGGCCGGGTGCGTGACCCGTCGGCGGGGGCGCGCGTCCCGGGTACGGACCCGTCCGCCCCCGTCGTCGTGCCGCCTGCCGTCGCCGCCCCGCCGCGCCCCCGCGCGCGTCCGGGGTATTCGCTCGTCGAGCTGTTCCTGACGCTCGTCATCATGGCCGTGGCGCTCGCCGCGGTCACCCCGCGCGTCAACCGCGCCGCGTACGACGCCGACGCCGCCGCGCGCGTCGTCGTCGGCACGCTCCAGGTCGCGCAGCGGCTCGCCGTCACGCAGCAGTCCACCGTCGTCGTCGGCTTCGACACCGCGCGCCGCCGCATGCGCGTGCTCGAGGACCGCAACGGCAACCTCCAGTACGACCCCGCCGTCACCGACTCCGAGCGCGTGACCTGGCGCCCGGTCGACCCGCCGACCGCGGTGTTCGCCACGCCGCCGTCCGGCGTCAACGGCGCGGTCGCCGCCGCCCTCGCGAGCTTCACGACCCCCGCGGCGACGACCGACGGGTTCCCGAGTGTCGCGTTCCGGCGCGACGGCGCGGCGAGCGACAACGTCGAGGTCTACGTGCGCGTCGTCCGCGGCGCGCTGACCGAGTGGCGCGCGGTCACCGTGGCGCGTGCGACCGGGCGGGTGACGTGGTGGTCGCGCCCGACGGCCGGCGGCGCGTGGAAGCGGAGGAGCTTGTGAGGCGCCGCTCGGCGCCCGCGGCCCGCGGCGGGTTCACCCTCGTCGAGGTCGTCTTCGCGGTCGTGCTGCTCGGCGGCGTGTTGCTCGGCTTCGCGGCGTTCACGCGCAACTTCGTCCGCGCGTCCAACGCCGCCGCACTCCGCGCCGCGGCGAGCGACTGCGCCGTCGAGCGGATCGAGGCGGCGAAGGCCGCGACGACCTACGCCGCGCTCGACACGCTCGCCGGCACCGAACCGACCGTCCTCTGCGCGGCCGGCTACGCCCGCCGCACGGTCGTCCGGCAGACGCGCACCGCGCAGGTCGACTACAAGACCGTCACCGTCACCGTCACCCACCCGGCGCTCGGCACGACGGTGAGCAAGACCACCGCGATCGCGGCCTTCTGACCATGCGGCGCCCACCACGGCAGTTCGGCAGCGGGCGGCCCGCGCGCCCCGGGTTTACGATCGTCGAGCTGCTCGTCGCCGCGGTGCTCACCGCCATCGTGGTCGGCGCGGCGCTGCCGTTCGTGACCGGGCAGCCCAAGGTCATCGCCGCCGCGGCCGCGCGCGGCGAGGCCGGGCAGAACGCCCGCTTCGCGCTCACCACGCTCGACCGCGAGCTGCGCATGGTCGGGACGGGCACCACCGCCACGCAGCCGATGCTCGTCGCGGCCGACCCGTACGCGATCACGTTCAACGCCGACCTCGTCACCTCCGACCCGGCCGACATCTGGGGCGTGAGCTACGACCCGAGCGTCGACACGACGGCGACGGTCGCGCTCCAGCCGCCCGCGGTGACGCTCCCGCGAGCGTTAGGCACCTACCCGCAGGCGGCGTTCCTCGACCGCGACGGCACGGTCGCCGGGGCGGAAACCATCTCGTACTGGGTGAGCGCCGACTCGTCGAGCCCGCGGCCCAACGAGTACGTCCTCTTCCGCCAGGTGAACCGCCTCGCCCCCGTCGTCGTCACGACGGGCGTCGTCCTCCAGCCCGGCCAGGTCTTCTTCAAGTACCTCTGGGCGAAGGATTCGAGCGCGACGATCGACACGGTCCCCGCGAGCGCGTTCCCGCTCCGCCACCTCGCCGCGACCCACGGCTCGGCGGCCGACACGGGCGAGAACGGCCGCATCGCGGCGCAGGTGGACCGCGTGCGCAGCGTGATCGTGTACGCGACCGGCCAGTACCGCGACCCGCGCCGCGGCGGCGCGCTCGGCCAGCGCCCGGCGCGCGCGAGCACGACCCTCATCAACGTCACCGCCCTGCGCCGCACCTCGTGCGGCACCGCGCCCGACCCGACGACCGTGAAGAGCGTCGTGCCCACGCCGACCACGGGCCCGCCGACCTCGGTGACGCTCACCTGGTCGGCGGTGACCGACGACGGGGCCGGCGAGCGCGACGTCGACCGCTACCTGATCTACCGCTCGATCAACGGCGCCCCGTTCCAGAACCCGATCGCCGACGTGCCCGCCACCGGCCGCGCGGGGCAGGCGTACACCTACGTCGACTACGACGTGAAGCGCGCGCCGGTGGCGCCGCAGACGTCGACCGACAAGAACAGCTTCGTCTACGCCGTCGTCGCGCAGGACTGCCAGCCGCAGGTCGGCACGCCCGTGCCGACGCCGGCGCTGCAGCTCCAGGTTTCGCCGTGACGCCCCGCCACCCGCGTTTTGTTAGGCATCTCCCGCCCGCCGCCATGCGCCGCCCCGCCCCCCGCCGCCCGTCCCGCCGCCCCGACCGCCGGGGCGGCGCGCTGCTCCTCGTCCTCTTCGTCACCGTCGCGCTCGGCGCGGTCGCCGCGTCGGCGGTCGCGCTCACGCGCACGACGTCGCTCGTCGGCGCGTATTACGAGCGCGAGCGCGACTTCCGCTACGCCGCCGAGGCGGGGCTGGCCGTCGGGCGCAGCCGCGTGCAGCGCGACACCACGCTCGCGCTCCCCGACAGCGGCTTCGTGACCGTCGCGCGCGCGCCGGTGCTCGACGCGAACGGCGTCGCGCTGCCCCGCGCGGGCGTCACGCTCTACATCGGTAAGTCGGGGATCACGACCGGGCAGTACGGTCAGTTCGTCACCGTCGTCGCGCGCGCCGACGACGGCCGCAACACGCGCTACGTGCGGCGGCTCGAGCTCGCGGCCGAGAACTTCGCGCGCTTCGCCATGTTCACCAACACGTGGGCGAACGGGCTGGCGTACGGCACGGGCGAGTTCATCCGCGGGCTCGCGTGGAGCAACCAGACGTGGGCGTCGAACGGCGCGCCGACGTACTACGACACGGTCGGCGCCGTGGGCGCGATCACGGCCACCGGCGGCCCGCCCACGTACGTGAAGGGCCCGGGGGCGGTGAAGCCCAACCAGCCGGCGATCCCGATGCCGACCGTCGCGCGCCTTGCCTTCATGCCCGCCTACGCCGCCGGCGCGAACCTGTCGTTCACCCCCGCCGCGAACGCCGCCATGCGCCTCGAATTCGTCGCGGCCGACCTCGACGGCAACGGCGATTCCACGGGCGTCGCCGACGGCTTCCTCCGCGTCTTCCAATCTTCCGCCGGCACGTCCAACGGCGTGAAGTTCAGCGACCGGGTCACGCTCCCCGACTGGAACTACGCGAGCGCGAACAACATCCCTGCGTGGAGCGATAGCCTGTGCGGCGACTTCCACGGCGGGAAGTTCTACCCCGCGGTCGTGCATAAGCAGTCGTGGTTCAAGGCCGACCTGACCAACCGCGGCATCGCGTCGACGTTCGAGACAGGGATCGTCACCGACGACAGCAAGGCGTACGCGCCGCTCCCGGCGAGCGAACACGACCTCGTGATGCGCAACCCGACGGCGCGCTGCTACCCGGCCGGCGCGCCGCAACTCGTCGCGGTCGACCGCGTCCCGGGTGCGGATAACGGGAGCGGGGGGAAGTGGGCGGCCGGCAGTCAGCAGGTCGGGGGCGACGAAACGACGTTCACGCCCAACGGCCGCTGGGGCTCGTGGAAGGCGTGGCCGGCGACGGTCGACACCTCGGTCTCGAACGGCAAGCGCGCGGCGCAGGCGAAGTGGCTGTTCCCGCTCAGCAAGCAGCTCAACTCGGGGTGGCGCGGCATCATCTACGTCGGCGGCGACGCGTACGTCTCCGGGCTCGTCCGGTCCCGCGTCACGCTCTACGGCGCGGGCGCGCTCACCTTCCTCGACGACCTCACGTACGTCGTCCCGCCCAACGCCCCGGGCGCCGACTGCAACGCCGACAACGCGAACATGCTCGGCGTCATCGCGGTCAACAACATCATGATCGACGACAACGCGCTGCAGCGGCCGGTGCGCATCCTCAACAGCAGCCCGCCGGCCGCGTACGACACGAACCAGGTGCGCTTCATGTCGGGCACCGGGCCGAACTTCCGCCTCAACGGCGTGCTCATGTCGCTCACCGGCACGGTCGGCGTGACGAACCCGCTCACCGGGCCGAGCGTGACTGCGGGCAACTGCGCGGGCCAGGCGACGTCGGGCGGCTGCATCGCGCAGGTCGGTGGCGTGATCGAGCAGTCGATCTCGGCGACGTGGACCGGCAAGGCGACGGGCTTCGCGGAGAACCGCGAGGTCGACCGGTGCATGCTGGTCACCTCGCCGCCGTACTTCCCGACGACGGGCCGGTACCTGATGAACCGGTACTACGAGAGCGACCCGTCGCGCTTCGACCCTGTGGCCCTGTTCCGGTCGCTGCAGGCGGGGTGACGGCACGCGGCGGCGAGTGCCTAACATAACGGAAGACGACGGACGGCGGGCACACCGCCGTCCGTTTCGCGTTCCGGGGGCAGTAGCGACGGTGTTGCCGGATCCGTAGCACGGCCGCAACAGGTCGGCGCCGGGGTGGGGGCGCGCGCGCGCCGGCGTTCGATGTAAGCCGAACGGACGCAACGAGTTACGGCCGTAGACGCGCCCGGTCGCGTGCGCCCCGGCGCACGGCCCGGCAGCTGCTTTACGAGGGCGCGTCCCACCGGCGCGACGAGGTCGCGCCGCCTCCTGCCTAACGTCCACGCACCCGAGCCGCCCCGATGTCCGTCCGCAGCCTCGCCCACGCCGCCGCCCGCCGCCCGCTGGTGTCCGTATGAGCCCCTTCACCTTCGCCGCCAACCACACCGCCGACCTCGTCCCCGCGCCCGCGCGCGCCGACGTGCCGGTGACCCGCCCGACGTACGCCGAGCCGGTGACACCCATGCGACGCCGCCCCGACCCGCGCGACGCGAGCGTGCACGCGGCGCTCGACGTGCCGCGCCTCACGATCACGCGCATGGCCGACGTCCTCGGCGTGCCCCGCGCGACCCTCGAGGCCTACCGCCTCGGCACCCGCCGCATGCCCCCCGCGGTGCGCGCGCGGCTGGCGGAGTTCCTCGCGCGCCACGCCGAGACGATGCGCGAGGTCTCCGCGGCGCTCCTCGCCGACGACACGCCGACCGACCGTTAGTCGCGCGGCCCGCCGGCCGCCGGACGTCCGCGGTCGAGCGCGGCCAGCTCCGGGGCCCCGGCGTCGTCGGGCGCCGGGGCCTGGCCGCGGTACGGCAGCAGGATGCTGATCCGGCGGTTCGCGGCCGCGTACGGGTCGTCGGGCACGCGCGGGCGGCGGTCCGCCATCCCGCGCACCTCCTCGACGCGCGCGGCCGGCAGCCCGGAAGCCTCGAGCACGCGGCGCGCGGCGTTGGCCCGCTCGGCGGAGAGGTCCCAGTTGTTGTACGCCGCGCCGGCGCCGTACGTCGCGGCGTCCGTGTGCCCCTCGATGACCACCGGGTTGCCCAACGTGCTGACCGCCGGCGCGATGAGCTGCAGCGCGATCACCGCGGCGGGCTTCATCGCCGTCGACCCGACCGGGAAGAATGTCTCGCCGTCGCCGCTCTCGACGAGCTCGATGCGCAGCCCGTCGTTGGTGACGGTCACCTCGACTTTCGCGTGCAGCTGCCTCAGGCTTGGGTCGCCCGTGATGAGCTGCTTGATCTGCGCCGCGGCCTTCGACATGGCCTGCGACTCCGCGCCGCGCATGAGGATGCGCACCTGCTGGGTCGCCGCCTTGGCCGGGCTCGCGCCGCTGGAGATGGGGCTCGCGCCCGCGCCGTACCCCTTCTTGTAGCCGACCGGGTTGGAGAAGTAGCCCTCGACGGCCTGCTTGACCTTATCGTCCATGCCGAGGATCCACATCACCATGAAGAAGGCCATCATCGCGGTGACGAAGTCGGCGTAGGCGACCTTCCACGAGCCGCCGTGGTGCCCGCCGCCCGCGACCTTCTTCTTGCGGACGATGACGATCTTTTTCGACTTGTCGGCGGCCATCGGTTAAGCGGCCTTCTTGCGCGTGAGCTCCTCGAGTTCGGTGAAACTCGGGCGCTCGTGCGGGTCGATGTTGCGGCGCGCGAACTCGACGGCGGTCATCGGGGCGTCGCCGCGCGCGAAGGAGAGGAGCGCGGTGCGGATGCAGCACATGTAGGCGTGCTCCGCCTTCACGCGCCCCTCGATCGCCTTCGCGATCGGGCCCATCACCCCGTACGACATGAGGATGCCGAGGAACGTGCCGACGAGCGCGGCGGCGACGTGCTCGCCGATCTCGCTCGCCGCGCCGCCGATCGCGCCCATGGTGATGATCACGCCGAGCACCGCGGCGACGATCCCGAACCCGGGCATCGCGTCCGAGACGCCGTTGATCGCGTGCGGGACGTGCATGTTGGCCTCGAGCTGCTGGTCGAGGTCGACGTCGAGGATCTCGGCGAGGTTGTGGTCCTCGACCGCGCCCGAGAGCAGCACCTTGAGCGTGTCTGCCAGCATGCAGAGCGCGTGGTGGTTCTTGACGAAGCTCGGGAACTTGGAGAAGATGTCGCTCTTCTCCGGGTCCTCGATGTGCGACTCGAGGCCGACGAGCCCGTCCTTGCGCGCCTTCTGGAACGTGTCGTAGAGGACCTGGAGGAGCTCCGAATACCCGGCCTTCGCGTACGGGTTAGGCTTGAGCAGCCCGACGGTCGCGGCGACGGCGCTCTTGAGCGTACCGAGGCCGTTGGCGATCACGAACGCGCCGAGCGCGGCCCCGCCGATGACGATGAATTCGTTGACCTGGACGAGCACGGCGAGGTGGCCGTGGTTCAGGACGTACCCGCCGATCACGCTTCCGAAGACGATCAGCAGTCCGATGGCGACGAACACGGGGCGTGGGGCGGGAGTGCGGCGGGCGGGCGTACGGCGGGGGGACGTGCCGGGGGCGAGCCCTGTGGAGTATCGGCCACACCAGGGCCCCGCTGGACCGCATGCGTAGCAGCGACGCCGCGGATTCCGTCACACCGGGCGGCCTCGGACCAGACGATCCCACGCCGGACGACGCCACGGCGTATACGTCGCTCCGCACATGGGTGGCCGCGCGCGACGCGGTGCTGCGCGGCCTCGTGCACGCGCTCAGCAACCGTGTGGGGACGGTGGTTGCCGCGGGCGGGATGCTCGAGGCGGGGAGCGCCGAGGTCGCGGGCCGGGTGTTGGGCGGGGAGGCGGAGCGGCTCGAGGCGTTGCTCGCGCAGTTTCGCCTTGCCACGGCGGATCCCTTCGGCGACGCGGCCGCGCCCGAGCCCCTGCTGCTGGCTGAGGTCGTCGGCGAGGCCGTCGCGCTGCACGGGTATGCGGACGCGGCGGGCGAGGGGGCCGTGGCGCTGGCGAGGGTGGGCGAGGCGCCGCCGGTGTTCGTGTCGCGCGTCGGGCTGCTGCACGCGCTGCTGGTCCTGCTCGCCGACGCGGGGGGCGGGACGACTACCCTGCGCGCCGACGTTGGGGGGGCGGGGGTCGTGGACGTGAGGACCGATCCGCCCCCGGGGGGCGCGGGCGCGAGCGCGGCCGCGTGGCTGCTGCGGGCGTCGGGTGTGCGGGCGGCGGGTGGCGCGTTGACGCTCCCGCAGTTGGGGGCTGAGCGCGCGCGTTGACGACGCCGATTCGTCGGTGCGGGGAGCCGCGGGCGGCATGGCACATGCCCCTCGCCCGACCACCATGACCAAGTTCGCCGTTGCTGTTGCCACGACGGCGGCCGCCGTGATCGCGGCCGCGCCGCACGTTGTGCCGAAGTCGCCCGCCGTCAGCTCTCGGAGTGCCGCGGTGCGCGCGCCGGCGCACCTCGCCCAAGTCGCGACGTTCCCGCACCAGGTGACCGGCGTGTCGGTCACCCGAGACGGCCGAATCTTCGTCAATTTCCCGCGCTGGACCGAGGACGCGCCGGTCTCGGTCGGCGAGGTGATGAAGGACGGGTCGGTGCGGCCGTATCCGGACGCCGAATGGAACGCGTGGCGGAACGCGAAGAAGAATCAGATCTCGCCCGCGGACCACTTCGTCTGCGTACAGAGCGTCGTCGCCGACGGGCGCGGGAACCTGTGGGTGCTCGACCCGGCGGCGCCGGCGAACGGCGCGCTGGTCCCCGGCGGGCCGAAGCTCGTGCGCATCGACCTCGCGACCAACCGTCCCGCGCAGACGATCCGCTTCGACACCACGGTCGCGCCCAACGGCTCGTACCTGAACGACGTGCGCTTCAGCCCGGACGGGCGGACCGCGTACATCACCGACTCGGGCGGGCAGGGCGCGCTCGTCGTCGTCGACCTGCAGGCCGGGACCGCGCGGCGGCTACTCTCGGCCCACCCGAGCGTGCAGGCGGAGAAGGACGTCGTCGTGCACGCGGACGGGCGCGAGCTGCGGCGCCCCGACGGGCGCGGCGTCGAGTTCGCGTCCGACGGCATCGCGCTCTCGCCCGACGGCGAGTACCTGTATTACCAGGCGCTGACAGGGCGCACGCTGTACCGGATCGCGACGGCCGCGCTCCGCGACACGTCGTTGCCGGCCGACCAGCTCGCCGCGCGCGTGGAGCGCGTGGGAACGACGAACGTGGCCGACGGGCTCTGGATGACGCCCGAAGGGCGGCTCTACGTGAGCGCCCCGGAGGAGAACGCCGTGAAGGTGCGCGAGGCCGACGGCCGGATGACGACGGTGGTCCGCGACGCGCGCCTCCGCTGGCCCGACACGTTCTCCCAGGGGGCGGACGGGGCCGTGTACGTCACCGCCTCGCACATCCAAGACATGAACTGGTACAAGCCCGGCAACCCGAAGGCGCTGACGACGCAGCTCTTTCGAGTCGACGGGAGTCGTTAGGCGTGCTCGGACGACGGCCGGGCGGCGGTCGCGCCCGGTGCGGGCGGCAGCAGGGCGGCGAGCGCGGCGGCGGCGGCGGCGGCCGGCGCGGCGGCGCGGCGGTTCTCGTCGGCGACCTGGCGCACGATCTCGCCGCGCAGGATCGTGACCTCGTCGGGCGCGGAGAAGCCGAGGCGCACGCCCCCCTTTTCGCAGGCGAGCACCATCACGGTGATGCCGCCGTCGATGACGACGGTGTCGCCCGGCTTGCGGCCGAGGATCAGCATCAGACCATCTCCACGAGCGTCTTCATCATGTCGTCGACCGTGGAGACGATCTTGGCCGCGGCGGCGTACGCCTGCTGCGCCTGCATCAGGTTCGTCAGCTCCTCGTCCGTGTTCACGCCGTCCACGCTCTGGCGGCGCGTGCGGGCCTGGCCGG
The Gemmatimonadetes bacterium T265 genome window above contains:
- a CDS encoding flagellar motor stator protein MotA; protein product: MFVAIGLLIVFGSVIGGYVLNHGHLAVLVQVNEFIVIGGAALGAFVIANGLGTLKSAVAATVGLLKPNPYAKAGYSELLQVLYDTFQKARKDGLVGLESHIEDPEKSDIFSKFPSFVKNHHALCMLADTLKVLLSGAVEDHNLAEILDVDLDQQLEANMHVPHAINGVSDAMPGFGIVAAVLGVIITMGAIGGAASEIGEHVAAALVGTFLGILMSYGVMGPIAKAIEGRVKAEHAYMCCIRTALLSFARGDAPMTAVEFARRNIDPHERPSFTELEELTRKKAA
- a CDS encoding AI-2E family transporter — encoded protein: MPPAAPMSDDASQPPPHVQTGAWSPDRVRTASLVVLAAVAACAGLWAGRDVFVPLALAAAFASVLRPLVRGLRDHARLPVPAGAALVLCALLGALGAAGVALEEPAHDLMNDAPQLVAKARTRIDELRRPLQRVTQAIDGSGGRARGGRRSADATAAGAAGAAGGSGIGPIAGPVAGIAGVPPNEVGVALGRLFGTTAGLIASAAEVLLLMYFLLAGDDRFLRRLVGGLHDAGAKRTAVEVVRESEAHVARYLGTLLLISTGQGVVVALALWALHVPSPIVWGLATVVLETLPYLGAAVMVTGLTIIGLASTGSVAGALAPPATYLLVSTLQNSFVSPIAYGRRLRLNPFAILVAVLAGYALWGVAGVFLAVPAAAALNVLAEHVEALAPVGAFLRE
- the motB gene encoding flagellar motor protein MotB; translated protein: MAADKSKKIVIVRKKKVAGGGHHGGSWKVAYADFVTAMMAFFMVMWILGMDDKVKQAVEGYFSNPVGYKKGYGAGASPISSGASPAKAATQQVRILMRGAESQAMSKAAAQIKQLITGDPSLRQLHAKVEVTVTNDGLRIELVESGDGETFFPVGSTAMKPAAVIALQLIAPAVSTLGNPVVIEGHTDAATYGAGAAYNNWDLSAERANAARRVLEASGLPAARVEEVRGMADRRPRVPDDPYAAANRRISILLPYRGQAPAPDDAGAPELAALDRGRPAAGGPRD